A DNA window from Bubalus bubalis isolate 160015118507 breed Murrah chromosome 22, NDDB_SH_1, whole genome shotgun sequence contains the following coding sequences:
- the MC4R gene encoding melanocortin receptor 4 isoform X1, which yields MNSTQPHGMHTSLHSWNRSAHGMPTNVSEFLAKGYSDGGCYEQLFVSPEVFVTLGVISLLENILVIVAIAKNKNLHSPMYFFICSLAVADMLVSVSNGSETIVITLLNSTDTDAQSFTVDIDNVIDSVICSSLLASICSLLSIAVDRYFTIFYALQYHNIMTVKRVAITISAIWAACTVSGVLFIIYSDSSAVIICLITVFFTMLALMASLYVHMFLMARLHIKRIAVLPGSGTIRQGANMKGAITLTILIGVFVVCWAPFFLHLIFYISCPQNPYCVCFMSHFNVYLILIMCNSIIDPLIYALRSQELRKTFKEIICCSPLGGLCDLSSRY from the coding sequence ATGAACTCTACCCAGCCCCATGGGATGCACACCTCTCTCCACTCCTGGAACCGCAGCGCCCACGGAATGCCCACCAATGTCAGTGAGTTCCTGGCAAAAGGCTACTCGGACGGGGGGTGCTATGAGCAGCTCTTTGTCTCTCCCGAGGTGTTTGTGACTCTGGGGGTCATCAGCTTGTTGGAGAACATTCTGGTGATTGTGGCCATAGCCAAGAACAAGAACCTGCACTCACCCATGTACTTTTTCATCTGCAGCCTGGCTGTGGCTGACATGCTGGTGAGCGTTTCCAACGGGTCGGAAACCATTGTCATCACCCTGCTGAACAGCACGGACACCGACGCGCAGAGCTTCACGGTGGATATTGACAATGTCATTGACTCGGTGATCTGTAGCTCCTTGCTTGCCTCTATCTGCAGCTTGCTGTCGATCGCGGTGGACAGGTACTTCACTATCTTCTATGCACTCCAGTACCATAACATCATGACGGTGAAGCGGGTGGCGATCACCATCAGCGCCATCTGGGCGGCCTGCACGGTGTCGGGCGTCTTGTTCATCATTTACTCGGACAGCAGCGCTGTTATCATCTGCCTCATCACCGTGTTCTTCACCATGCTGGCTCTCATGGCTTCTCTCTACGTCCACATGTTCCTCATGGCCAGACTCCACATTAAGAGGATCGCGGTCCTGCCAGGTAGCGGCACCATCCGCCAGGGCGCCAACATGAAGGGGGCGATTACCCTGACCATACTGATCGGGGTCTTTGTTGTCTGCTGGGCCCCCTTCTTCCTGCACCTGATATTCTACATCTCTTGTCCCCAGAACCCATACTGCGTGTGTTTCATGTCTCACTTTAACGTGTACCTCATCCTCATCATGTGCAATTCCATCATTGACCCTCTGATTTATGCCCTGCGGAGCCAAGAACTGAGGAAAACCTTCAAAGAGATCATTTGTTGCTCTCCTCTAGGTGGCCTCTGTGATTTGTCTAGCAGATATTAA
- the MC4R gene encoding melanocortin receptor 4 isoform X2: protein MGCTPLSTPGTAAPTECPPILAVADMLVSVSNGSETIVITLLNSTDTDAQSFTVDIDNVIDSVICSSLLASICSLLSIAVDRYFTIFYALQYHNIMTVKRVAITISAIWAACTVSGVLFIIYSDSSAVIICLITVFFTMLALMASLYVHMFLMARLHIKRIAVLPGSGTIRQGANMKGAITLTILIGVFVVCWAPFFLHLIFYISCPQNPYCVCFMSHFNVYLILIMCNSIIDPLIYALRSQELRKTFKEIICCSPLGGLCDLSSRY from the exons ATGGGATGCACACCTCTCTCCACTCCTGGAACCGCAGCGCCCACGGAATGCCCACCAAT CCTGGCTGTGGCTGACATGCTGGTGAGCGTTTCCAACGGGTCGGAAACCATTGTCATCACCCTGCTGAACAGCACGGACACCGACGCGCAGAGCTTCACGGTGGATATTGACAATGTCATTGACTCGGTGATCTGTAGCTCCTTGCTTGCCTCTATCTGCAGCTTGCTGTCGATCGCGGTGGACAGGTACTTCACTATCTTCTATGCACTCCAGTACCATAACATCATGACGGTGAAGCGGGTGGCGATCACCATCAGCGCCATCTGGGCGGCCTGCACGGTGTCGGGCGTCTTGTTCATCATTTACTCGGACAGCAGCGCTGTTATCATCTGCCTCATCACCGTGTTCTTCACCATGCTGGCTCTCATGGCTTCTCTCTACGTCCACATGTTCCTCATGGCCAGACTCCACATTAAGAGGATCGCGGTCCTGCCAGGTAGCGGCACCATCCGCCAGGGCGCCAACATGAAGGGGGCGATTACCCTGACCATACTGATCGGGGTCTTTGTTGTCTGCTGGGCCCCCTTCTTCCTGCACCTGATATTCTACATCTCTTGTCCCCAGAACCCATACTGCGTGTGTTTCATGTCTCACTTTAACGTGTACCTCATCCTCATCATGTGCAATTCCATCATTGACCCTCTGATTTATGCCCTGCGGAGCCAAGAACTGAGGAAAACCTTCAAAGAGATCATTTGTTGCTCTCCTCTAGGTGGCCTCTGTGATTTGTCTAGCAGATATTAA